A DNA window from Actinokineospora baliensis contains the following coding sequences:
- a CDS encoding response regulator transcription factor produces MRVLLVEDDDRVADALTPALVRRGLAVRRLASGAGVLDLVAEVDVVLLDLGLPDVDGIVLCRQIRTVSDVAIIVVSARGEVDDRILGLRAGADDYLVKPYDVDELVARVHAVRRRRSDRGGGPTGVVELDGVRVDFDRHEVTVDSAPVSLSRKEFQVFALVVDAQGAVCGREQILAEVWGRAGAAENRSLDVHVATLRTKLGRPALIETVRGVGYRLSGQPGRLA; encoded by the coding sequence TTGCGCGTGCTGCTCGTGGAGGACGACGACCGGGTCGCCGACGCGCTGACCCCCGCCCTGGTGCGCCGCGGTCTGGCGGTGCGCAGGCTCGCCTCGGGGGCCGGGGTGCTCGACCTGGTCGCCGAGGTCGACGTGGTGCTGCTGGACCTGGGGCTGCCGGACGTGGACGGGATCGTCCTGTGTCGACAGATCCGCACGGTCAGCGATGTGGCGATCATCGTGGTCTCGGCCCGCGGCGAGGTCGACGACCGGATCCTGGGCCTGCGCGCCGGGGCCGACGACTACCTGGTCAAGCCCTACGACGTCGACGAGCTGGTGGCCAGGGTGCACGCCGTGCGCCGCCGCCGCTCCGACCGCGGCGGCGGACCGACCGGTGTCGTCGAGCTCGACGGGGTGCGGGTCGACTTCGACCGCCACGAGGTCACTGTGGACAGTGCGCCGGTTTCCCTGTCGCGCAAGGAGTTCCAGGTTTTCGCGCTCGTCGTCGACGCCCAGGGCGCGGTGTGCGGGCGCGAGCAGATCCTCGCCGAGGTGTGGGGCAGGGCCGGTGCCGCGGAGAACCGGTCGCTGGACGTGCACGTGGCCACGCTGCGCACCAAGCTGGGCCGCCCGGCGCTGATCGAGACCGTTCGGGGGGTCGGGTACCGCTTGTCGGGTCAACCGGGCAGACTCGCCTGA
- a CDS encoding sensor histidine kinase, with amino-acid sequence MRTRLLGMVWFLVALLVFGLGVPLALSVAGSEQQKLFLDRLTDTNRFASMAQRPLTDDNTDSMVEELQRYTELYGVAVLVVDQDGNSKVGSARAGESVRVDLSSEAVRQQVQRALAGRRPVAGALLLPWDDTPLVLAGPVLVDGEVRGAVITVSPTDSIRTRVVWWWVLIAAGGVLSFALALMLAVPVIQWILRPVRRLDEATGSLVAAVVSGRDTEGVGDEQGPPELRKLVRSFDQMAASVGDALAAQRAFVADASHQLRNPLTALKLRLVNLEGHVDLDADDHRVAAAAEADRLNRILDELLAMARAENTGGDLVPVDVDAVVAERVADWRVVADSRDISLEITGSAGSTKAMAPARGLDGILDALLDNALKFTGTGSAVVVSVALSPARILVGVRDHGPGLRADELERATDRFWRSSTHQNVPGSGLGLAIVSRIVARAGGDLRLDLPEGGGLRVTVELPARV; translated from the coding sequence ATGCGGACACGGCTGCTCGGCATGGTGTGGTTCCTGGTCGCCCTGCTGGTCTTCGGCCTCGGTGTGCCGCTCGCGCTGTCGGTCGCGGGGTCCGAGCAGCAGAAGCTGTTCCTGGACCGGCTCACCGACACCAACCGGTTCGCCTCGATGGCCCAGCGCCCGCTCACCGACGACAACACCGACTCGATGGTGGAGGAACTGCAGCGCTACACCGAGCTCTACGGCGTGGCCGTGCTGGTGGTCGACCAGGACGGCAACTCGAAGGTCGGCTCCGCGCGCGCGGGCGAGTCGGTCCGGGTCGACCTCAGCTCCGAAGCCGTGCGCCAGCAGGTGCAGCGGGCACTGGCCGGGCGCAGGCCGGTGGCGGGCGCGCTGCTGCTGCCCTGGGACGACACCCCGCTGGTGCTCGCCGGACCGGTGCTGGTCGACGGGGAGGTGCGCGGCGCGGTCATCACGGTCTCGCCGACCGACAGCATCCGCACCCGGGTCGTCTGGTGGTGGGTGCTGATCGCCGCGGGCGGGGTGCTGTCCTTCGCGTTGGCGCTGATGCTGGCGGTGCCGGTCATCCAGTGGATCCTGCGGCCGGTGCGCAGGCTCGACGAGGCGACCGGATCGCTGGTGGCCGCGGTGGTCAGCGGCCGCGACACCGAGGGGGTCGGGGACGAGCAAGGACCGCCGGAGCTGCGCAAACTGGTCCGCTCGTTCGACCAGATGGCGGCCAGCGTCGGCGACGCGCTCGCCGCGCAGCGGGCCTTCGTCGCCGACGCATCGCACCAGCTGCGCAACCCGCTGACCGCGCTCAAGCTGCGGCTGGTGAACCTGGAGGGGCACGTCGACCTCGACGCCGACGACCACCGGGTGGCCGCCGCCGCCGAGGCCGACCGGCTCAACCGGATCCTCGACGAACTGCTGGCCATGGCCCGCGCCGAGAACACCGGCGGCGACCTCGTGCCGGTCGACGTCGACGCGGTCGTGGCCGAACGGGTCGCGGACTGGCGGGTGGTCGCCGACTCGCGCGACATCTCGCTGGAGATCACCGGATCCGCCGGGTCGACCAAGGCCATGGCACCCGCTCGTGGCCTCGACGGGATCCTCGACGCGCTGCTGGACAACGCACTCAAGTTCACCGGGACCGGCAGCGCGGTGGTCGTGTCGGTCGCTCTGTCCCCGGCGCGGATCCTGGTCGGGGTCCGCGACCACGGACCGGGGCTGCGCGCGGACGAACTGGAGCGGGCGACCGACCGGTTCTGGCGCAGCTCCACCCACCAGAACGTGCCCGGTTCGGGACTGGGGCTGGCGATCGTCAGCCGGATCGTGGCCAGAGCCGGTGGGGACCTGCGGCTCGACCTGCCGGAAGGCGGCGGCCTGCGCGTGACGGTGGAGCTACCGGCTCGCGTCTAG
- a CDS encoding amino acid ABC transporter ATP-binding protein has protein sequence MIRLAAVDKFFGPLHVLKDITLEVPRGQVVVVLGPSGSGKSTLCRAINRLEPIDSGRIEVDGRPLPAEGKDLARLRAEVGMVFQSFNLFAHKTILENVTLAPVKVRKRPVAEARATGLELLERVGIANQADKYPAQLSGGQQQRAAIARALAMRPKVMLFDEPTSALDPEMVQEVLDVMTSLAADGMTMLVVTHEMGFARKAAHRVIFMSDGEVVEDSVPTEFFTAPKSARAKDFLGKILTH, from the coding sequence ATGATCCGGTTGGCCGCGGTGGACAAGTTCTTCGGTCCACTGCACGTGCTCAAGGACATCACCCTCGAGGTGCCCCGCGGCCAGGTGGTGGTCGTGCTCGGCCCGTCCGGGTCCGGCAAGTCCACGCTGTGCCGGGCGATCAACCGGCTGGAGCCGATCGATTCCGGCCGCATCGAGGTCGACGGCCGCCCGCTGCCCGCGGAGGGCAAGGACCTGGCCCGGTTGCGCGCCGAGGTGGGCATGGTGTTCCAGTCGTTCAACCTGTTCGCGCACAAGACGATCCTGGAGAACGTGACCCTGGCCCCGGTGAAGGTGCGCAAGCGGCCGGTGGCCGAGGCGCGCGCGACCGGGCTGGAGTTGCTGGAGCGGGTGGGGATCGCCAACCAGGCGGACAAGTACCCGGCGCAGTTGTCCGGCGGTCAGCAGCAGCGCGCGGCGATCGCGCGGGCGCTGGCCATGCGGCCCAAGGTGATGCTCTTCGACGAGCCGACCTCGGCGCTGGACCCGGAGATGGTCCAGGAGGTGCTCGACGTGATGACCTCGCTGGCCGCCGACGGCATGACGATGCTGGTGGTGACGCACGAGATGGGCTTCGCGCGCAAGGCGGCCCATCGGGTGATCTTCATGTCCGACGGCGAGGTCGTCGAGGACAGCGTCCCCACCGAGTTCTTCACCGCGCCGAAGTCCGCGCGGGCCAAGGACTTCCTTGGCAAGATCCTGACCCACTGA